Proteins co-encoded in one Arachis hypogaea cultivar Tifrunner chromosome 13, arahy.Tifrunner.gnm2.J5K5, whole genome shotgun sequence genomic window:
- the LOC112733524 gene encoding 17.3 kDa class I heat shock protein-like has protein sequence MSLIPSFFGGRRSNVFDPFSLDVWDPFKDFQFPSSLTSSDNSAFVNTRVDWRETPEAHVFKADLPGLKKEEVKVEIEDNSVLQISGERNVEKEDKNDTWHRVERSSGKFMRRFRLPENAKMDEVKAAMENGVLTVTVPKAEVKKPDVKPIQITG, from the coding sequence atgtcGCTGATTCCAAGTTTCTTCGGTGGCCGAAGGAGCAACGTCTTCGATCCTTTCTCCCTCGACGTTTGGGACCCCTTTAAAGACTTCCAATTCCCGAGCTCTCTTACTTCTTCCGACAATTCTGCGTTCGTCAACACTCGTGTGGACTGGAGGGAGACTCCCGAAGCACATGTGTTCAAGGCTGATCTTCCTGGTCTGAAGAAGGAGGAAGTGAAGGTTGAGATCGAAGATAACAGTGTCCTTCAGATCAGCGGCGAGAGGAACGTTGAGAAGGAGGACAAGAACGACACCTGGCACCGTGTGGAGCGCAGCAGCGGCAAGTTCATGCGGAGGTTCAGGCTCCCCGAGAACGCCAAGATGGATGAGGTGAAGGCAGCCATGGAGAATGGTGTTCTCACTGTCACTGTTCCCAAAGCAGAAGTTAAGAAACCCGATGTTAAGCCCATTCAGATCACTGGTTAA
- the LOC112733525 gene encoding uncharacterized protein codes for MAPRVKGKGVKGHRSSRTTVAATISTTSTSSGTSVVPDFQSGSLSQQPYLRVPNPGYTGLPPPSWPTPGCMDPPPPPPPPISIPPPLRNSNLLVDSETPGSSSTSPPSETASVPNSVTKERLVPDGKISWLPFPPGSQKITDIIKKRYDKPYKKFGDVPLPTKKLWFKEWKSHFLIDDDDDEFFWRAFKYRTSKRFSQMMSDIREGVDTTHEWLIPAYKKVLERYWKTDEK; via the exons ATGGCTCCTCGGGTCAAGGGTAAAGGTGTCAAGGGTCATAGAAGTTCTCGCACCACTGTCGCAGCCACTATTTCAACCACCTCCACCTCTTCTGGGACTTCGGTTGTGCCAGATTTTCAATCAGGATCACTTAGCCAGCAACCGTATTTGAGGGTACCTAATCCAGGCTACACAGGTCTTCCTCCACCAAGTTGGCCTACTCCAGGATGTATGGATCCCCCTCCTCCACCCCCTCCTCCAATTTCGATTCCTCCTCCGCTTCGCAATTCCAATCTATTAGTTGATTCAGAGACACCTGGAAGCTCTAGTACATCTCCTCCATCAGAGACTGCATCGGTTCCTAATAGTGTCACAAAAGAAAGATTGGTTCCTGATGGAAAAATAAG TTGGTTACCTTTCCCTCCTGGTTCTCAGAAGATTACAGATATCATCAAGAAACGATATGATAAACCGTACAAAAAGTTTGGAGATGTCCCTCTTCCGACAAAGAAGCTTTGGTTTAAGGAGTGGAAG AGCCACTTtcttattgatgatgatgatgatgagtttttCTGGAGGGCTTTCAAGTATAGGACAAGTAAGCGATTTAGCCAAATGATGTCTGATATCCGTGAGGGTGTGGATACAACCCACGAATGGCTAATTCCTGCTTACAAAAAGGTGTTGGAAAGGTACtggaaaacagatgagaaatga
- the LOC112733528 gene encoding 17.3 kDa class I heat shock protein — protein sequence MSLIPSFFGGRRSDPFSLDVWDPFRDFQFPSSLASSENSAFVNTRVDWKETPEAHVFKADLPGLKKEEVKVEIEDNSVLQISGERNVEKEDKNDTWHRVERSSGKFMRRFRLPENAKMDQVKASMENGVLTVTVPKAEVKKPDVKPIQITG from the coding sequence ATGTCGCTGATTCCAAGTTTCTTTGGTGGCAGAAGGAGCGACCCTTTCTCCCTCGACGTTTGGGACCCCTTCAGGGACTTCCAATTCCCGAGCTCTCTTGCTTCTTCAGAGAATTCTGCATTCGTGAACACTCGTGTGGATTGGAAGGAGACTCCCGAAGCACATGTGTTCAAGGCTGATCTTCCTGGTCTGAAGAAGGAGGAAGTGAAGGTTGAGATCGAAGATAACAGTGTCCTTCAGATCAGCGGCGAGAGGAACGTTGAGAAGGAGGACAAGAACGACACCTGGCACCGTGTGGAGCGCAGCAGCGGCAAGTTCATGCGGAGGTTCAGGCTTCCTGAGAATGCCAAGATGGATCAGGTGAAGGCATCCATGGAGAATGGTGTTCTTACTGTCACTGTTCCCAAGGCGGAAGTTAAGAAACCTGATGTTAAGCCCATTCAAATTACTGGTTAA
- the LOC112733527 gene encoding 17.3 kDa class I heat shock protein: MSLIPSFFGGRRSNVFDPFSLDVWDPFKDFQFPSSLTSSDNSAFVNTRVDWKETPEAHVFKADLPGLKKEEVKVEIEDNSVLQISGERNVEKEDKNDTWHRVERSSGKFMRRFRLPENAKMDEVKAAMENGVLTVTVPKAEVKKPDVKPIQITG, from the coding sequence ATGTCGCTGATTCCAAGTTTCTTCGGTGGCCGAAGGAGCAACGTCTTCGATCCTTTCTCCCTCGACGTTTGGGACCCCTTTAAAGACTTCCAATTCCCGAGCTCTCTTACTTCTTCCGACAATTCTGCGTTCGTCAACACTCGTGTGGACTGGAAGGAGACTCCCGAAGCACATGTGTTCAAGGCTGATCTTCCTGGTCTGAAGAAGGAGGAAGTGAAGGTTGAGATCGAAGATAACAGTGTCCTTCAGATCAGCGGCGAGAGGAACGTTGAGAAGGAGGACAAGAACGACACCTGGCACCGTGTGGAGCGCAGCAGCGGCAAGTTCATGCGGAGGTTCAGGCTCCCCGAGAACGCCAAGATGGATGAGGTGAAGGCAGCCATGGAGAATGGTGTTCTCACTGTCACTGTTCCCAAAGCAGAAGTTAAGAAACCCGATGTTAAGCCTATTCAGATCACTGGTTAG
- the LOC112733529 gene encoding 18.5 kDa class I heat shock protein-like, producing MSIIPTTNPLEENSSLALPQLSREDPLFVSRDVDWKETAEAHVFRADMTGLNKEEVKVEVEEGGVLQIIAERSVQREEKNGDATHRVECATGRFSRSFTLPANARMDQLKASIDNGVLTVTVPKDDLNLLHAVSN from the coding sequence ATGTCGATTATCCCAACGACGAACCCCTTGGAGGAAAACTCTTCCCTTGCACTACCACAACTGTCACGGGAGGACCCCTTGTTCGTGAGCAGAGACGTGGATTGGAAGGAGACGGCAGAAGCGCACGTGTTCAGGGCTGATATGACGGGTCTGAACAAAGAGGAGGTGaaggttgaagttgaagaaggcGGTGTGCTTCAGATAATCGCCGAGAGGAGCGTACAAAGGGAAGAAAAGAACGGTGATGCCACGCACCGCGTCGAGTGCGCCACTGGAAGATTCTCCAGGAGCTTCACTCTTCCTGCTAATGCTAGAATGGATCAGCTCAAAGCTTCCATCGACAATGGGGTTCTAACTGTCACTGTTCCCAAAGACGACCTCAACCTATTGCATGCTGTTTCCAATTGA
- the LOC112733526 gene encoding protein DEHYDRATION-INDUCED 19 isoform X2, with protein sequence MDSEFWTSRLAAAKRQYALQHHHPHLDRLGMDDFDLEEEVRPDFPCPYCYEDFDIASLCSHLEDEHSCESRVTRRRRLRRVAIPNSQTLSLLGRDLREAHLQVLLGGSGGYRSSNSSTVSNAATDPFLSSLILNFPACEAEEISKSVVTSAEESSAKNTAPSHIWKSSFDPSLSAEEREKRMRQAAGRSGFVQDLFLSTLLGD encoded by the exons ATGGATTCTGAGTTCTGGACCTCACGCCTTGCCGCTGCAAAAAGACAGTACGCGCTTCAGCATCATCACCCACACCTAG ATCGGTTGGGAATGGATGATTTTGATTTGGAGGAAGAGGTGCGACCAGATTTTCCGTGCCCCTATTGTTACGAGGACTTCGACATCGCCTCCTTGTGTTCGCATCTTGAAGATGAACATTCATGTGAATCCAGGGTCACG AGAAGGCGCAGGTTAAGAAGAGTTGCCATCCCAAACAGTCAAACATTGTCACTCTTGGGTCGTGATCTTCGTGAGGCTCATTTACAGGTGCTTCTTGGTGGCAGTGGCGGATATCGGTCATCAAACAGTTCCACAGTATCTAATGCAGCCACTGATCCGTTCTTGTCCTCTCTTATTTTAAATTTCCCTGCTTGTGAAGCTGAAGAAATTTCTAAATCTGTGGTAACAAGTGCTGAAGAGTCTTCTGCAAAGAATACAGCACCTTCACATATATGGAAATCAAG CTTTGATCCGTCGTTGAGCGCTGAAGAGCGGGAGAAAAGGATGAGACAAGCAGCTGGGAGATCTGGTTTTGTGCAGGATTTGTTTCTTTCGACCTTGTTAGGCGACTAA
- the LOC112733526 gene encoding protein DEHYDRATION-INDUCED 19 isoform X1: MDSEFWTSRLAAAKRQYALQHHHPHLDRLGMDDFDLEEEVRPDFPCPYCYEDFDIASLCSHLEDEHSCESRVTICPICSVKVARDMLSHITLQHGHLFKLQRRRRLRRVAIPNSQTLSLLGRDLREAHLQVLLGGSGGYRSSNSSTVSNAATDPFLSSLILNFPACEAEEISKSVVTSAEESSAKNTAPSHIWKSSFDPSLSAEEREKRMRQAAGRSGFVQDLFLSTLLGD; this comes from the exons ATGGATTCTGAGTTCTGGACCTCACGCCTTGCCGCTGCAAAAAGACAGTACGCGCTTCAGCATCATCACCCACACCTAG ATCGGTTGGGAATGGATGATTTTGATTTGGAGGAAGAGGTGCGACCAGATTTTCCGTGCCCCTATTGTTACGAGGACTTCGACATCGCCTCCTTGTGTTCGCATCTTGAAGATGAACATTCATGTGAATCCAGGGTCACG ATTTGTCCCATATGCTCAGTTAAAGTTGCAAGGGACATGTTGAGTCACATAACACTGCAACATGGGCACTTGTTTAAG TTACAGAGAAGGCGCAGGTTAAGAAGAGTTGCCATCCCAAACAGTCAAACATTGTCACTCTTGGGTCGTGATCTTCGTGAGGCTCATTTACAGGTGCTTCTTGGTGGCAGTGGCGGATATCGGTCATCAAACAGTTCCACAGTATCTAATGCAGCCACTGATCCGTTCTTGTCCTCTCTTATTTTAAATTTCCCTGCTTGTGAAGCTGAAGAAATTTCTAAATCTGTGGTAACAAGTGCTGAAGAGTCTTCTGCAAAGAATACAGCACCTTCACATATATGGAAATCAAG CTTTGATCCGTCGTTGAGCGCTGAAGAGCGGGAGAAAAGGATGAGACAAGCAGCTGGGAGATCTGGTTTTGTGCAGGATTTGTTTCTTTCGACCTTGTTAGGCGACTAA